One window of the Shewanella cyperi genome contains the following:
- a CDS encoding IS3 family transposase (programmed frameshift), giving the protein MTRNRRTYSPEFKHEAACLVLDQNYSVPEACRAVDVGETAMRRWVEQLRAERGGLTPSSKALTPEQQKIQELEARINRLEREKAIFKKGHSSLNVGRTRTYALIDQLREHGAVELVCSVFDIALSSYYEYRQRQQGPDPERMALRSDIKRLFRLSRGAAGSRTLVRMMRELGYRIGRFKIRRLMQEAQLISKQPGAHAYRQATVERLDIPNRLSRQFKVSGPNHVWCGDITYIWAGSCWCYLAVVLDLYRRRVVGWALSDKPDATLATKALTMAYEQRGRPQGVMFHSDQGSQYTSRQFRQHLWRYRMTQSMSRRGNCWDNAPMERLFRSLKTEWVPVTGYSSRGEAMKDISFYLMDYYNRRRPHSYNAWLPPARAENQPNLQSGNC; this is encoded by the exons ATGACCAGAAATCGTCGTACTTATTCGCCAGAGTTCAAGCATGAGGCTGCTTGCCTGGTACTCGACCAGAATTATTCAGTTCCGGAAGCCTGCCGTGCAGTTGATGTGGGTGAAACCGCCATGCGCCGCTGGGTTGAGCAGTTGAGAGCGGAGCGTGGCGGGCTGACGCCAAGTTCCAAAGCGCTGACACCGGAGCAGCAGAAAATTCAGGAATTGGAGGCCCGGATTAACCGCCTTGAGCGAGAAAAGGCAATTT TTAAAAAAGGCCACAGCTCTCTTAATGTCGGACGAACTCGAACGTACGCGCTGATAGACCAGTTGAGGGAGCATGGTGCAGTCGAATTGGTCTGTTCAGTGTTCGATATCGCTCTATCCAGTTACTACGAATACAGGCAACGGCAACAAGGCCCTGACCCTGAGCGCATGGCGCTGCGCAGCGACATCAAGCGGCTGTTCCGGCTCAGCCGCGGTGCTGCCGGCAGCCGTACCCTGGTCCGGATGATGCGGGAGCTGGGGTATCGTATCGGTCGCTTCAAGATCAGAAGATTGATGCAGGAAGCCCAGTTGATAAGCAAGCAGCCCGGAGCTCACGCCTACAGACAGGCCACGGTTGAACGACTCGATATCCCAAATCGCCTGAGCCGTCAGTTCAAGGTGAGTGGCCCCAATCACGTCTGGTGTGGGGATATCACCTACATCTGGGCGGGCAGTTGCTGGTGCTATCTGGCGGTCGTGCTCGACCTGTACCGGCGTCGCGTGGTCGGCTGGGCGCTGTCGGATAAACCCGATGCGACATTGGCAACCAAAGCGCTGACCATGGCGTATGAACAACGGGGACGACCACAGGGTGTAATGTTCCACTCCGATCAGGGCAGCCAATACACCAGCCGCCAGTTTCGGCAACATCTGTGGCGTTATCGTATGACCCAAAGCATGAGTCGCCGCGGCAACTGCTGGGACAATGCACCGATGGAGCGCTTGTTCCGCAGTTTGAAAACCGAGTGGGTACCCGTGACCGGATATAGCTCCAGGGGAGAAGCAATGAAAGATATCAGTTTTTACCTGATGGACTACTACAACCGGCGACGGCCCCACAGCTACAACGCTTGGTTGCCCCCTGCGCGAGCAGAAAATCAACCTAACTTACAGTCCGGAAATTGTTGA